In one Drosophila pseudoobscura strain MV-25-SWS-2005 chromosome X, UCI_Dpse_MV25, whole genome shotgun sequence genomic region, the following are encoded:
- the LOC6901649 gene encoding uncharacterized protein, which translates to MSDKTPNLTWADVLKGRVAPSSAATADAAAIADAAAIAGAAAVADAAAVADAAAHEPRGSDEETDKMPIGTGGDLAEILYGTHVYVPEDVRDIEFLGPPIEPLKMQENTIFPIQQEPTSLQNGEPLHKPLQHYAVGAERAQRQATPRALPPQAAAQETPRASSYAQSRPLKSLDLNVLHGRFPDQTRMRTPPQEPMQQQTCVARGPMPQGWLNGQLSALYLAGLTGPFRPLVDPENDPPGAQAQESLVHGQSTDLLSGRGHGGRLAYGRGLESGLGHGHEHGLGHGRGLGHGLGHGLGHGHERGLGHGHEHGAPLRDLAPTGGTQSMVGQDVGVLPGTRHDDNAPGPLLDLSTEFRESLEALHSILFSEYLKE; encoded by the exons ATGTCAGATAAAACACCGAATCTTACTTGGGCTGATGTGCTCAAGGGCCGTGTAGCGCCGTCTTCTGCGGCCacagctgatgctgctgccatagctgatgctgctgccatagctggtgctgctgccgtagctgatgctgctgccgtagctgatgctgctgcacaCGAGCCTCGTGGCTCCGATGAGGAGACAGACAAAATGCCGATTGGAACAGGCGGTGACTTAGCGGAAATCTTATACGGCACTCACGTTTATGTACCGGAAGATGTCAGAGACATTGAGTTTCTTGGCCCGCCAATTGAACCGCTAAAAATGCAGGAGAATACGATTTTTCCCATTCAACAAGAGCCAACAAGTCTGCAGAACGGCGAGCCTCTACACAAGCCTCTACAACATTACGCTGTTGGGGCAGAACGTGCACAGCGGCAGGCTACACCACGCGCACTGCCACCACAGGCAGCAGCCCAGGAAACTCCACGCGCATCATCATACGCACAGAGCCGACCACTGAAGAGCCTTGACCTAAATGTTCTGCATGGGCGCTTTCCGGACCAGACCCGCATGCGCACTCCACCACAGGAGCCTATGCAGCAGCAGACTTGCGTGGCACGGGGCCCCATGCCCCAAGGTTGGCTGAATGGCCAGCTTAGTGCCTTATATTTAGCCGGCCTAACTG GGCCATTCCGTCCGCTAGTTGACCCCGAGAACGATCCCCCAGGAGCACAAGCACAGGAAAGCTTGGTGCACGGTCAGTCGACAGATTTGCTGAGTGGCCGCGGACACGGAGGCAGACTCGCATACGGACGCGGACTCGAAAGTGgactcggacacggacacgaacatggactcggacacggacgtggactcggacacggactcggacacggactcggacacggacacgaacgtggactcggacacggacacgaacACGGAGCCCCATTGCGGGACCTGGCTCCCACTGGAGGGACACAGTCCATGGTAGGGCAGGATGTGGGTGTGTTGCCCGGGACACGCCATGACGATAACGCACCAGGGCCACTGCTGGACCTTAGTACTGAGTTTCGAGAAAGTCTCGAAGCACTACATTCCATACTCTTTTCAGAGTATTTGAAAGAGTAG